In one Gadus morhua chromosome 7, gadMor3.0, whole genome shotgun sequence genomic region, the following are encoded:
- the LOC115546591 gene encoding uncharacterized protein LOC115546591 yields MSGEFVLAESEVQFGLYRGQTFQWLLGNAVGYAVTILVSHQMEREGGDTSKSPLMENKDALASYAGLFPPMVTAVARRRLCEGSASSRGLDDALVGFGVHSHRTYKSLYGARDQESRTYVAWVRTQKVGATASRMGTLKQYVLARDAEPTAAPEPGHVLPRPGVSYSDPTDAELLAAANEVDPPSTSRDAPPAAAPLEGPAPGPGPGPMATRPASGKELLPLSWRKTLPEEQQEWVGRALFHRDPSSGKAVLTTPPRLWWYPPGARLLYTQPPATAHAFFQRPFFLWLPYRMWAYHLKCPADGGKLMGAGLYKTVRRVLDRSGWYYMATECLQCPSCGKKVAGWSQDILEQLDVAHREQFPAVLTYKLSCDRAVIAMLKERTLGNGVSRLRASLVEQHSRDWMQRSIAYLSVLRKLRGPGATQKDDVSLPTFVKVPGLTWFGRVYVLEAVTRLDETKARVTSIFGDILKMDSTKKIAKKLAGAAAGSAAWMTNVGNEYGQVLVSVLTSAEGEGLTNMAVGLMRRYRDAGKAPPRVLYVDRDCCAAVGNSATHGMYHEWQELVVRLDVWHLMRRFARGVTTDSHQLYGLFMARLSFAIFEWDGEDVRRLKEAKQSSEGRDAQVTLSAKELARHCRRRTRGVAETERLIQEVLDAFWHVTDTMGVALIDRARMEDIWGTQRRHLDCVQDPEGVELYTKTGEITKGGVRLPVFRCARGSTSLESFHLHQCRFVPGTTSSDVHYQVYLLEGLARWNEDRGRAAVEGGPREALRCYSARLQHSFNELASEVNGVQPVDDFTQPREYTGELLGVEYLYSQSGAVLQPDPEPLDGAEEEEEAAADDGFEEEEEHPEEEPEEIRLLAHHSALLQEPCGVLQVDATLGSPHSEVEEEMEEEEEEEEDVVGPDGQPGYHHAVALAHGLVELRHHAFVTARQTRGIIALWERLTERDKAPVTFTPRHQDRLAKGRFKTSNRHAHIPGVDSVKRVVVGKGAGAAQYPSLSRVVEAIMLELCRVHSGDAKTIAGARLNRWGAVMRDYKLIQDNVVNCPALMASTRIMLFDVNQRTLSMWQNNREKNKMRDTLSLAVPGPSAPQTAAEPLSAPRTLLQQPQQPDQPLQHHLPADASGLAATIRGPLAPELYDLVVKQQSAAAATPPDLSPLSAAATAPAIAAPAVAIAGAMPRSTVWRHRVQEEKERRARELGVYLKPPKKVSGFTCSRCGQHKTRENGHSRYKRETFCARADGGTVEQWRSDRLARDREAPPPPPP; encoded by the exons ATGTCGGGCGAGTTTGTGCTGGCGGAGAGCGAGGTGCAGTTTGGCCTGTACCGCGGCCAAACTTTCCAGTGGCTGCTGGGAAATGCGGTGGGGTACGCCGTCACCATCTTGGTGTCCcaccagatggagagagagggaggagacaccagcaaGTCGCCCCTCATGGAGAACAAGGACGCCCTCGCCTCCTACGCCGGGCTGTTCCCACCCATGGTGACGGCCGTCGCCAGGCGTAGGTTGTGCGAGGGCTCCGCGTCTTCCAGGGGGCTGGACGACGCGCTGGTGGGGTTCGGGGTGCATTCACACCGGACCTACAAGTCCCTGTATGGCGCGCGGGACCAAGAGAGTCGAAc TTATGTGGCTTGGGTCAGGACGCAGAAGGTGGGAGCTACTGCGTCAAGGATGGGAACCCTGAAGCAGTATGTGCTGGCCCGGGACGCTGAGCCCACAGCAGCACCGGAGCCAGGACATGTCCTCCCACGGCCAG GCGTCTCCTACTCTGACCCGACCGACGCCGAACTGCTCGCCGCTGCCAACGAGGTCGACCCTCCCA GCACGTCCAGGGACGCCCCGCCGGCCGCGGCCCCGCTGGAAGGACCAGCaccaggtccaggaccaggaccgaTGGCCACGAGGCCTGCCTCCGGCAAAGAG ctgcTTCCCCTCAGCTGGAGGAAGACGCTGCCTGAAGAGCAGCAGGAGTGGGTGGGCCGGGCGCTGTTCCACAGGGACCCCAGCAGCGGGAAGGCTGTGCTCACCACACCGCCCCGACTGTGGTGGTACCCGCCAGGCGCCCGGCTCCTCTACACTCAGCCCCCCGCCACTGCCCACGCCTTCTTCCAGCGCCCCTTCTTCCTCTGGCTTCCGTATCGGATGTGGGCGTACCACCTCAAGTGCCCCGCCGATGGGGGTAAGCTGATGGGCGCTGGCCTATACAAGACCGTGCGGAGGGTCTTGGACAGGAGCGGGTGGTATTACATGGCCACAGAGTGCCTTCAGTGCCCCTCCTGCGGCAAGAAGGTGGCGGGCTGGTCCCAGGAcatcctggagcagctggaCGTTGCTCACCGCGAGCAATTCCCGGCCGTTCTTACCTACAA GTTGTCCTGCGACAGAGCGGTGATAGCCATGCTCAAGGAGCGCACCTTGGGCAACGGCGTCTCTCGCCTCCGTGCCTCCCTGGTGGAGCAGCACTCCAGGGACTGGATGCAGCGCTCCATCGCCTACCTCTCTGTGCTCCGCAAGCTGAGGGGACCCGGAGCGACCCAGAAGGACGACGTGTCCCTGCCGACCTTCGTCAAGGTGCCCGGGCTCACCTGGTTTGGTCGGGTGTACGTGCTGGAGGCCGTGACCAGGCTGgacgagaccaaggccagggTGACGTCGATCTTCGGCGACATCCTAAAGATGGACTCCACCAAGAAG ATCGCCAAAAAGCTCGCGGGCGCCGCCGCCGGGTCTGCCGCCTGGATGACCAACGTTGGCAACGAGTACGGGCAGGTGCTCGTGTCCGTTCTCACCTCGGCCGAGGGGGAGGGACTGACCAACATGGCGGTCGGCCTCATGCGGCGGTACCGTGATGCCGGGAAGGCCCCTCCGAGGGTCCTGTATGTCGACCGGGACTGCTGTGCCGCCGTGGGCAATTCTGCCACGCACGGCATGTACCACGAGTGGCAAGAGCTGGTGGTGCGGCTGGACGTGTGGCACCTCATGCGGCGCTTCGCGAGGGGCGTCACCACCGACAGCCACCAGCTCTACGGCCTCTTCATGGCCAGGCTGTCCTTCGCCATCTTCGAGTGGGACGGCGAGGACGTGCGGCGCCTGAAGGAGGCCAAGCAGTCCTCGGAGGGGAGGGACGCCCAGGTCACGCTGTCCGCCAAGGAGCTGGCTCGCCACTGTCGCCGCCGTACGAGGGGTGTGGCGGAGACGGAGCGGCTCATCCAGGAGGTGCTGGACGCCTTCTGGCATGTGACGGACACCATGGGCGTCGCTTTGATTGACCGCGCCCGCATGGAGGACATCTGGGGCACGCAGCGCCGCCACCTCGACTGCGTCCAGGACCCAGAGGGGGTGGAGCTGTACACCAAGACGGGAGAGATCACCAAGGGTGGTGTGAGGCTCCCCGTCTTCCGGTGCGCTCGCGGCTCCACCTCCCTCGAGTCCTTCCACCTGCACCAGTGCCGCTTCGTTCCGG GTACCACCTCGAGTGACGTCCACTATCAGGTGTACCTGCTGGAGGGCCTGGCTCGGTGGAACGAGGACCGCGGCAGGGCGGCAGTCGAGGGAGGACCGCGAGAGGCGCTGCGGTGCTACAGCGCCCGGCTGCAGCACAGCTTCAACGAGCTGGCCTCTGAGGTCAACGGGGTCCAGCCGGTCGACGACTTCACCCAGCCCAGAGAGTACACAG gggaACTCTTAGGGGTGGAGTACTTGTACTCCCAGTCGGGCGCTGTGCTGCAGCCGGATCCCGAACCTCTGGatggggcagaggaggaggaagaggccgcCGCCGATGACGgcttcgaggaggaggaggagcacccggaggaggagccagaggagatCCGTCTCCTGGCACACCACAGCGCCCTGCTCCAGGAGCCCTGCGGTGTGCTCCAGGTCGATGCCACCTTGGGATCGCCCCAttccgaggtggaggaggagatggaggaggaggaggaggaggaggaa gacgtCGTCGGGCCGGACGGTCAGCCCGGGTACCACCACGCGGTGGCCCTGGCCCACGGCCTCGTGGAGCTGCGTCACCACGCCTTCGTCACCGCCCGTCAGACCAGAGGCATCATCGCTCTCTGGGAGAGGCTGACGGAGCGGGACAAGGCGCCGGTGACCTTCACCCCCCGCCACCAGGACCGGCTGGCTAAAGGGCGGTTCAAGACCAGCAACCGCCACGCCCACATCCCGGGAGTGGACAGTGTGAAGCG tgtCGTCGTGGGTAAGGGTGCGGGAGCGGCACAGTACCCAAGCCTCAGCAGGGTCGTCGAGGCCATCATGTTGGAGCTGTGCCGCGTCCACAGCGGCGACGCCAAGACCATCGCCGGGGCACGCCTCAACCGCTGGGGTGCCGTCATGAGGGATTACAAATTGATCCAGGACAACGTGGTCAACTGTCCTGCCCTCATGGCGAGCACCCGCATCATGCTGTTTGACGTGAACCAGCGGACCCTGTCCATGTG GCAAAACAACagggaaaaaaataagatgAGGGACACCCTCTCCCTCGCAGTCCCGGGGCCCAGCGCTCCCCAGACTGCAGCGGAGCCCCTGTCGGCCCCACGGACTCTgctgcagcagccccagcagccagaccagcccctccagcaccacctgcCCGCGGATGCCTCTGGTCTGGCGGCAACGATCAGAGGGCCGCTGGCCCCGGAGCTCTACGACCTCGTGGTGAAGCAGCAGagtgccgccgccgccacccccccggACCTCAGCCCGCTCTCAGCCGCGGCCACCGCTCCAGCCATTGCCGCTCCGGCCGTCGCCATTGCTGGAGCCATGCCCCGCTCCACTGTCTGGAGGCACAGGgtccaggaggagaaggagcgtcGTGCCCGGGAGCTAGGGGTCTACCTCAAGCCCCCTAAAAAGGTCTCGGGCTTTACCTGCAGCCGCTGTGGCCAGCACAAGACCAGGGAGAACGGCCACAGCCGCTACAAGCGGGAGACCTTTTGCGCCCGGGCCGACGGGGGAACGGTGGAGCAGTGGCGCAGTGATCGGCTGGCCAGAGACCGcgaggccccccccccgccgccaccctga